A window from Pseudobutyrivibrio ruminis HUN009 encodes these proteins:
- a CDS encoding SOS response-associated peptidase — MCTRYALEKSLTGLKDIIEIAERSSLTTKFIDTHAKPLVTDGEVRPTDIVPVIAPNSKGARSVFPMQWGFIGRDNKRSIFNARYETASIKPTFKEAWRSHRCIIPASYYFEWEHFRSPDGRVKTGDKYAIQPSGSTITWLCGLYKIENGYPVFVILTKEPTENLKQIHDRMPLMLPADKVDEWINPSSNPEELIPFALSDVVAEKILLSRY; from the coding sequence ATGTGTACTAGATATGCTTTAGAAAAAAGTCTTACAGGATTAAAAGATATAATTGAAATAGCAGAACGATCTTCTCTAACCACTAAGTTTATAGATACCCATGCAAAACCACTTGTCACTGACGGCGAAGTACGTCCAACTGACATTGTTCCAGTCATAGCTCCTAATTCAAAAGGAGCACGAAGTGTCTTTCCAATGCAATGGGGATTTATCGGAAGGGATAATAAACGATCAATCTTCAATGCTCGTTACGAAACAGCCAGCATTAAACCAACTTTCAAAGAAGCATGGCGATCTCACAGGTGTATTATTCCCGCTTCATACTATTTTGAATGGGAACATTTTAGAAGCCCAGATGGTCGAGTCAAAACTGGTGATAAATACGCTATACAACCAAGTGGTTCTACTATCACCTGGCTTTGCGGTTTATATAAAATTGAAAATGGATATCCAGTATTCGTTATTCTTACAAAAGAACCAACAGAAAATCTTAAGCAAATACATGACAGAATGCCACTTATGCTACCTGCAGACAAAGTGGATGAATGGATAAATCCGTCATCTAACCCGGAAGAATTAATTCCTTTTGCATTATCAGATGTTGTTGCTGAGAAAATACTATTAAGTCGTTATTAG